TGCTTCTCACATTGGTTGTGATCGTTATGGCCAACCTGCTTCGCTCGAGGGTCGGCAGGGCCTGGGTGGCGATTCGGGACAACGACATAGCGGCCGAGGCCCTAGGCATCAACATCGTCTGGTACAAGCTCCTGGCCTTTTTCGTGGCCGGGTTCATCGGCGGGGTGGCGGGTGCCTTCTGGGTCAGCAACACGGCAGCCCTGAGCCCCGAGCACTTTCCCTGGTTCTGGTCCCTGTGGCTGGTCGGGGTAATCCTGATCGGTGGGGTCGGATCGATCCACGGGGCCATATACGGTTCCATGTTCATGGTCGTCATAATGGAGCTGCTGCAACTTGGTGTTATCCCTCTTGCTGAGTATTACCCCAAACTTCTCATCGATTTCGCCTATGTCAAAGACATGTCCTTCGGATTGGCTATCTGCGCATTTCTGATTTACGAACCCAACGGGCTGGCGTACCGGTGGTGGCAGATCAAGAACTATTTCAACCTGTGGCCATTCTCCTACTAGGCACCTGTATGGAAGAGCATTCGAGCGGTTCATGAATCCTATTCGCCCCTCGAACCGTCCAATTTTCGGGGAAAGGAAAAAAACCGCCGCCTTCATTGTTTTTCAACCGGAAAGGACAAGGAAAGGAGGTGAACGGAGTTCAGAAAGGTCCTCGGGTAATGGATGTCCACGTTTTGTCAGTTTGATAACCGATTAAGGAAAGGGGAAGGAACATGAAAAACACGGTCTTTAAGAACCTGCTCGTCCCGATTCTGGCAACGGCCTTGATCTTGGCTTTCTCCGGTCTGGCCTCTGCCAAGGCCATAAAGATCGGCGGGATCATGGACACCACCGGCGCCACGTCGGATGTCGGAAAAGACTACGCCATCGGCATGGAAGAGGCCTTCAAGTACATCAACGAAAAGGGCGGTGTAAACGGGAAAAAAATCAAGTATACATGGTTTGACTATGGTTATCGTATTCCAGAGGCCATAACTAAATATAAGCTCCTAAAGAGGCTGGGAGCCCTCGTGATCATGGGATGGGGGACCGGTGACACCGAAGCCCTTTCACCTACAGTCAACAAGGATCAGATCCCTTATGTTTCAGCCTCTTACTCGGCCCACCTCACCAATCCGAAGAAATCGCGTTATAACCTGTTTTTCTCTTCCGACTATTCCACAAATGCGAGAGCCTGTCTCACGGCTTGGTTTGACAAAAAATGGCCCAAGCACCCGGATTACGGGAAGAGGAAGCCGAGGTTCGCATGCGCTTACATGTTTGCATCACCTTATTGCAGCGCGCCCATCAAGGCCATAAAGGATCAGGCTAAGCTTCTTGGCTTTGAAATCGGCCCAGACCAGGATGTCTCACTCTTTGCCCTGGACACCAAGAGCCAGATCATGGCCTTGAAGGAATTCAAACCCGATGTGGTCTGGCACGGCAACACGACGATGTCGGTGTCAGCCACCATCAGAGATGCTTACGCCCTCGGGCTGGGTGCGGATTGGATCGTGAATAATTGGGGTTTTGATGAAAATCTTCCCCGCCTGGCCGGTGAAGCGGCCGAAGGTGTTATGGGCGCCACCCCGTGTGCATTCTATGGCCAGCCTTACAAGAACATGGACATAGTCGTGGCGACGGCCAAGAAATACCATCCTGGAATTCCCCAGGAAAAGAGGCTGATCCGTACGGTCCAGGCCTGGGGAGATGCCTTGATAGTATGGGAAGCCCTGAAACGGGCAGACAAGGCGGGGGATCTTTCCGGAAACGGGATCATGGTAAAAGGCTTTGAGACAATGAAGAATTTCGATATCGGACTCGGTGCCTCTCCAATAACTTATACTGCCAGTGATCACAGGCCCACGACCGGATGCCTTGTTCAGGAATGGAAGAACGGGAAATTCCAGGAGGTCGAGAGGGTTGACCTCAAGGCCCGCTGGCCGGAGAAGTGGGAAAAGGAATGGCTCGGCTGGTAGATCCCTCCCGGGCAATTTTTTATTTGAACCGACACCCTTGGAGGTGAGTCCCTTGGAAGCAGCGGAAGCAATCCTGAAAATCAACAATATAGAGGTCAAGTACCATGAGGTGATCCTGGTCCTGAAGGGCGTTTCCATCGAGGTGCCGAAAGGAGGGATCGTCGCCCTCCTTGGTGCCAACGGGGCCGGGAAGAGCACGACCCTCAAGGCGGTTTCCGGCCTTTTGAAGACCGAGGACGGGGAAGTCACGGACGGCGCCATCCTGTTCGAAGGGCAGCAGATTCATCATCAGGGTGCGGCCAATATCGCCAGGATGGGGATAGTCCAGGTGATCGAGGGACGCAGGGTATTCGAACACCTGACCGTGGAAGAAAACCTCAAGGTCGGCGCCCATCTTCGAAAGAGCGGTTCCGTTAAGGAGGGGCTCGACCTGGTCTACCATTACTTCCCGAGGTTGAAGGTCAAACGCAATGAAGTGGCCGGATTCGTGAGCGGGGGAGAACAGCAGATGACCGTCGTGGGTCGGGCCTTGATGACGGAACCCAAGCTCGTGCTCCTGGACGAACCCTCCATGGGGCTGGCGCCGAAGCTCATCCACGAGATCTTCAACATCATCATGCTGCTAAACCACGAACAGGGGATCTCCATCCTCCTCGTGGAACAGAACGCTAAACTGGCCTTGAACGTGGCCCCTTATGCTTATGTCATGGAGACGGGCCGCATCGTAATGGATGACACCTCGGAAAAACTTCGTGAAAACGAGGACATCAAGGACTTCTACCTCGGGTTGACCGATAAGGGTGGCCGGAGGAAAAACTTTCGGGACGTGAAACATTACAAGCGCAGAAAACGATGGCTTACTTGAACAGCTGCAAAGTTTGTCTCAAGGGGGCAAGCTAAAAAAAGGGAGGTTATGATGAAAAAAAGAGAACTGCTGTCATTGACCTTCGTGCTCGTCCTGGGGACCTTCCTGGTCTCCTGTGCAGGCATGATGACGAAACCCAGCGAGTCCAATTTCAAGGCACCGGAGATCACCCTGGACTCCATCCAACTCTCTTATTATGAAGGCTTCTGGTATTACGGAAAGGCCAAGCCAGCTATGGGAAAAGCGCCAAAGGGCGGTGGGTCCTCACCGATCACATTGAACTTCGTCTTTGAGATCACCAATCCCAACCCCTATCCCATTCAGTATCAATCCGGCAGTTTCTTTCTTTATTTCGAAGATTATGAACTACGGATTGTGCAGGATTCCAACCCCATGTGGATCCCCCCGGGAAAGACCAACGACAAAGTGTTGACCGTCACCCTGACGCCTTTCTCCACCTATGCCAAGTTCCTGCTGGCAGGCAAACAATTGGCCGTGCAAAGGGGAGACAAGCCCTGGGATAAGATCAAGAAATGGTGGAAGGAATTGCCGGATATGTCCTTCCCCATCGATCTCAAGGAAGGTAGTTTCACCTTCAGCGCGGACGGAGTGGTAAAGGTGGTTCCCATCAACATCAAGTATCCTTAATCCTTACGGATTACACCCTCCCAAGGAATAAGAGGGGAAAAAGAGGCAGCAGGGGGATTTACTCCTCCTGGTGCCTCTTTTTTTCAGGCCTCCACCTTTGACCCCGCTATTCCTATCTGTTATTTTTTAGTGTTCTAACGACTAATAAAAACACAGGATACATGAACACCTTTATTTCACCCTCGATCATCGTTCGGGTCAGGGAAATCGGGGAGTCCGATCTCCTGGTGACCTTCTTCACCCGGGACCGGGGACTCCGCCGCGGAGTGGCAAAGGGAGCGCGGAAGAGCCGCAAACGGTTTGTGAATTGCCTGGATCTCCTTTGTCTGGCCGAACTGGAATACAGGCCGGGCAAAGGGGATCTCTGCCTGATTACTTCCGGAAAACTACTCCATGCCCATCCCCGTCTTAGAAAGGACTTTTCCGCCCTTGCCAGGGCCAGTTACATGGTTGAACTCGCCGAGATCCTGTTTCCATGGGGAGTCGTGTCAAAAGAGATGTTTGACCTTCTCCGCGAATCCCTTCGCTTCCTTGAGGAAGATCCGAACCCCCGGAGCCTCCTAATGGCCTTTGAGCTGCGGGCCATGGAGCTGGGAGGATACGGGATGGATCTCAAGAAATGTTGTCACTGCGGCCGCGACTACGAGGGTAAGGGAACAGCCGTATTCCTGAAGGAAAAGGGGGGAATCGCTTGTCTTAGGTGCGCCCGGCCGTCCAAGGAGGCGCCTGAGCTGAATCCGGAAGCGGTGAAATATCTGGCGAACCTGCAATCCGGGGCCCTGAAATCCGCCTTGTCCGCCGCAGCGGGGAAGGAAATCATGGACCTTCTGGGATCCGTCCTGAGACTCCATAGGGAATACCATCTCGGTCTGAGGCTGAAGAGTCTCCACCATCTCGGCGTGTAATTTCAGTCTTCAGGCCCCCCGGATTCCACGGATCTCTATGTCATTTTA
This Deltaproteobacteria bacterium DNA region includes the following protein-coding sequences:
- a CDS encoding ABC transporter substrate-binding protein; amino-acid sequence: MKNTVFKNLLVPILATALILAFSGLASAKAIKIGGIMDTTGATSDVGKDYAIGMEEAFKYINEKGGVNGKKIKYTWFDYGYRIPEAITKYKLLKRLGALVIMGWGTGDTEALSPTVNKDQIPYVSASYSAHLTNPKKSRYNLFFSSDYSTNARACLTAWFDKKWPKHPDYGKRKPRFACAYMFASPYCSAPIKAIKDQAKLLGFEIGPDQDVSLFALDTKSQIMALKEFKPDVVWHGNTTMSVSATIRDAYALGLGADWIVNNWGFDENLPRLAGEAAEGVMGATPCAFYGQPYKNMDIVVATAKKYHPGIPQEKRLIRTVQAWGDALIVWEALKRADKAGDLSGNGIMVKGFETMKNFDIGLGASPITYTASDHRPTTGCLVQEWKNGKFQEVERVDLKARWPEKWEKEWLGW
- a CDS encoding ABC transporter ATP-binding protein, whose product is MEAAEAILKINNIEVKYHEVILVLKGVSIEVPKGGIVALLGANGAGKSTTLKAVSGLLKTEDGEVTDGAILFEGQQIHHQGAANIARMGIVQVIEGRRVFEHLTVEENLKVGAHLRKSGSVKEGLDLVYHYFPRLKVKRNEVAGFVSGGEQQMTVVGRALMTEPKLVLLDEPSMGLAPKLIHEIFNIIMLLNHEQGISILLVEQNAKLALNVAPYAYVMETGRIVMDDTSEKLRENEDIKDFYLGLTDKGGRRKNFRDVKHYKRRKRWLT
- the recO gene encoding DNA repair protein RecO, which encodes MNTFISPSIIVRVREIGESDLLVTFFTRDRGLRRGVAKGARKSRKRFVNCLDLLCLAELEYRPGKGDLCLITSGKLLHAHPRLRKDFSALARASYMVELAEILFPWGVVSKEMFDLLRESLRFLEEDPNPRSLLMAFELRAMELGGYGMDLKKCCHCGRDYEGKGTAVFLKEKGGIACLRCARPSKEAPELNPEAVKYLANLQSGALKSALSAAAGKEIMDLLGSVLRLHREYHLGLRLKSLHHLGV